Proteins from a single region of Paraglaciecola sp. T6c:
- a CDS encoding leucine-rich repeat-containing protein kinase family protein: MHTLNQLKTGQLIGTSKLTLSDNLTEFPLEILTLADTLEVLDLSNNKLRHLPNEFAQLKNLKILFASNNQFEVLPDVLGQCENLEMVGFKANKIKRVPENALPIKLRWLILTDNQIHRLPNSLGERPRMQKLALAGNKLTSLPENMSQLHNLELLRISANDLAQCPDQLLDLPRLAWFAFAGNPFSAADLHIETVPHVPSTSYQLHDVLGQGASGVISKATWRKAQHDMPAEVAVKVFKGQVTSDGYPKDELQVCLKVGQHSNIVKPLAQVTEPDYLALVMALIPEHFRNLGLPPSLDSCTRDTFPEGFTLSSQHIEKIISQMRDVYEHLHINQVCHGDLYAHNTLFDDEGNIIFGDFGAASMYHMLSESQQKKIKQIEARALAHFIEDIQSLKVG; encoded by the coding sequence TTGCACACACTGAATCAGCTTAAAACCGGCCAACTTATTGGCACATCAAAACTCACTCTATCTGACAACCTCACGGAATTTCCTTTAGAGATTTTAACACTCGCTGATACCTTGGAAGTACTTGATTTATCAAATAATAAATTGCGCCATCTACCCAATGAGTTTGCCCAATTAAAAAATCTTAAAATTCTATTTGCCTCTAACAACCAGTTTGAAGTTCTACCAGACGTATTGGGACAGTGTGAAAATCTTGAAATGGTCGGTTTCAAAGCCAACAAAATCAAGCGTGTGCCTGAGAACGCTTTACCCATAAAGTTGCGCTGGCTGATTTTAACCGATAATCAAATACATAGACTGCCAAACTCGTTGGGTGAGCGACCTAGAATGCAAAAGTTAGCCCTTGCGGGTAATAAACTCACGTCATTACCTGAGAATATGAGCCAATTGCACAATCTTGAGTTGTTGCGAATTTCGGCGAATGATTTAGCGCAATGCCCAGACCAGCTATTAGATTTGCCCAGATTGGCTTGGTTTGCTTTTGCGGGTAATCCATTTTCCGCAGCGGATTTGCATATTGAAACAGTGCCTCATGTACCCTCTACGAGCTACCAATTGCATGATGTGCTAGGGCAGGGAGCATCTGGCGTAATCTCAAAAGCGACTTGGCGTAAAGCACAACATGACATGCCCGCAGAGGTGGCGGTTAAAGTGTTCAAAGGCCAAGTCACCAGTGATGGCTACCCGAAAGATGAGTTACAGGTTTGCCTGAAAGTGGGTCAACATAGCAATATAGTCAAACCGCTGGCACAGGTGACAGAGCCTGACTACTTGGCGTTGGTGATGGCGTTAATCCCAGAGCATTTCCGTAATTTAGGCTTGCCCCCGTCGTTAGACAGTTGCACTCGAGATACCTTCCCTGAAGGGTTTACATTGTCGTCTCAGCACATTGAGAAAATCATTTCTCAGATGCGAGATGTGTATGAGCATTTGCATATAAACCAAGTTTGCCACGGTGATTTATACGCCCATAACACCTTATTTGATGATGAGGGAAATATCATATTCGGTGATTTCGGCGCCGCGAGCATGTACCACATGTTAAGCGAGTCACAACAAAAGAAAATCAAGCAAATTGAAGCTCGAGCACTAGCTCACTTTATAGAAGACATCCAAAGTTTGAAAGTGGGCTAG
- a CDS encoding sugar kinase has translation MRNPTFIAIGECMVELSVTAQNKLQHSYAGDTYNSLVYAKRWHNELDCYFLSGIGQDSFSTLMTAHWQQHGISDEFALTSDDHNVGIYAIKNDDSGERHFDYWRKESAATQLMSLIEQSDCESHWPHFDLVYFSGISLGILSDEDKDKLINLITRLKAKGSKVAFDPNYRPKMWANKAHAIRWLEAAYTVSDIVLPGTEDHHDLLGHASVSEIVNYCKQYDVQELVVKAGKEGVFAFDCGQALCHVPFTPADRQLDTTAAGDSFAGVYLACRMADKPMKLSIEHASAAAGLVVQHQGAIVEHTIFDAFRQRLANHTVA, from the coding sequence ATGCGCAACCCTACATTTATTGCGATCGGCGAATGCATGGTCGAGCTGAGTGTTACCGCTCAAAATAAACTACAACATTCTTATGCCGGTGATACCTATAACTCTTTGGTTTATGCCAAGCGTTGGCACAACGAGTTAGACTGCTACTTTCTATCAGGCATCGGCCAAGACAGCTTTAGCACCTTGATGACAGCGCACTGGCAACAGCATGGTATCAGTGATGAGTTTGCTCTTACCTCTGATGATCATAACGTGGGTATATACGCGATTAAGAACGACGACAGTGGAGAGCGCCACTTCGATTATTGGCGCAAGGAGTCAGCGGCCACCCAACTCATGTCCCTCATTGAACAAAGCGACTGTGAATCCCACTGGCCACATTTTGATTTGGTTTATTTCAGTGGAATATCCCTAGGGATTTTATCCGATGAAGATAAAGACAAGTTAATCAACTTAATCACCCGTCTTAAAGCTAAAGGCAGTAAAGTGGCCTTTGACCCCAACTACCGCCCAAAGATGTGGGCGAACAAAGCGCATGCTATCCGATGGCTTGAAGCGGCATACACAGTCAGTGACATAGTACTACCAGGCACCGAGGATCATCATGACCTATTAGGACATGCATCTGTCTCTGAGATTGTAAATTACTGTAAGCAGTACGATGTTCAGGAGCTGGTCGTCAAAGCAGGCAAAGAGGGTGTTTTCGCTTTCGATTGTGGCCAAGCCCTATGCCATGTGCCTTTTACCCCTGCGGACAGACAGCTGGATACCACCGCAGCCGGAGACTCTTTTGCAGGTGTATATTTGGCCTGCCGCATGGCTGATAAACCTATGAAATTATCTATTGAACACGCATCCGCAGCAGCGGGGCTAGTGGTGCAACATCAGGGCGCCATAGTTGAGCACACTATTTTCGATGCATTTCGTCAACGTTTAGCCAATCACACCGTTGCGTGA
- a CDS encoding beta-galactosidase produces MNASKKLLFVAIVTALTGCSASETSDEVSHSSAAEVQPVDHIEQQVKTLKTLFTAKDSDSLKQVKYTNASGTVVGTSGDSLKVVFHGKENINSAVEFIPDVAWDWSDLDDFNIAFDIGNEGEHSVQLFLNISDTNGDTYTRSVSVPVGPQSTYYAKMAGHDLAKSISDDKNEFNFTSGLRSNPDTWHSDDKQFISLWGKKNLKLSGISKISLSVQNNLFDKQITINDIRLRQNPPMDTLYLTGVVDQFGQNAKREFDGKVHSLEELYSARDKELKTLDGKWNAPRSKWGGWLNGPKLEGTGNFRTAKYQGKWSLVDPDGYLYFATGVDIIRLANSSTMTGYDFPPEVLVKADNADVTPSDSQGLNRVADSAVPSRFVASELRKDLFTWLPSYEEPMGQHYGYRTGVHSGPLKQGETYSFYAANLDRKYSEMTPDYMQKWHDVTLDRMRNWGFTSLGNWTDPAFYDNQKVPFFANGWIIGDYKTVSSGDDFWGNMPDVFDPTFKERALHTVSVIAQEVKNTPWCVGVFIDNEKSFGRSETPQSRYGIVFNTLKRDGSEVPTKAAFTTMLKDKYASIEALNAAWGKNISSWSEFNKGIDSVLATDETHAEQQLADYSDMLYAYAEKYFSTVDAAMQTYLPNHLYLGSRFADWGMPMEVAKAATQYVDVMSYNVYKEGLHPKGWGFLKEFDMPSIVGEFHIGATDSGLFHPGLVHAANQQDRADMYQDYMGTIIDNPYFIGAHWFQYMDSPITGRAFDGENYNVGFVNVTDTPYAPMVNAAKDLHKGMYERRFTSN; encoded by the coding sequence ATGAACGCCAGTAAAAAGCTTTTGTTTGTTGCGATTGTAACAGCGCTAACTGGATGCAGTGCGAGTGAAACGAGTGACGAGGTTAGTCACTCCTCAGCCGCAGAGGTGCAACCAGTTGATCACATTGAGCAACAGGTAAAAACACTTAAAACATTGTTTACTGCCAAAGATAGTGACTCCCTCAAGCAGGTTAAATACACAAATGCCAGCGGCACCGTGGTTGGTACATCAGGCGATTCTCTCAAAGTAGTCTTTCATGGGAAAGAGAATATCAACAGTGCTGTTGAGTTTATCCCTGATGTTGCTTGGGATTGGAGCGATTTAGACGATTTTAATATCGCTTTTGACATCGGTAATGAAGGAGAGCACTCAGTTCAGTTATTCCTAAATATATCTGATACCAATGGCGATACGTATACCCGTTCAGTCAGTGTGCCTGTTGGGCCACAAAGTACTTATTATGCAAAAATGGCGGGGCACGACCTCGCCAAATCAATCAGTGACGATAAGAACGAATTTAATTTTACCTCGGGCTTACGCTCTAACCCAGACACGTGGCATTCAGATGACAAGCAGTTTATCTCTTTGTGGGGTAAAAAAAATCTTAAACTCAGTGGCATAAGCAAGATTTCGTTAAGCGTACAAAACAATTTATTCGATAAACAAATCACTATAAACGATATTCGATTACGCCAAAATCCGCCTATGGATACGCTCTACCTTACGGGTGTGGTTGATCAATTCGGGCAAAATGCAAAGCGCGAATTCGACGGGAAAGTGCACTCGTTAGAAGAGTTATACAGCGCAAGAGATAAAGAGTTGAAAACCTTAGACGGAAAATGGAATGCGCCGCGCTCAAAGTGGGGCGGTTGGTTGAACGGACCTAAGCTGGAAGGCACGGGCAACTTTCGAACAGCTAAATATCAAGGCAAATGGAGCTTAGTTGACCCCGACGGTTACCTGTATTTTGCCACTGGTGTCGATATCATTCGCTTGGCTAACTCGTCTACAATGACCGGTTATGATTTTCCGCCGGAGGTGTTAGTTAAAGCAGATAACGCTGATGTGACGCCATCTGATTCTCAGGGCCTTAATCGCGTTGCTGACAGTGCCGTGCCATCACGTTTTGTAGCATCTGAACTCAGAAAAGATCTGTTCACTTGGTTGCCAAGTTACGAGGAACCTATGGGGCAGCACTATGGTTACCGTACTGGGGTTCATTCAGGGCCACTAAAACAAGGCGAAACCTATAGTTTTTATGCAGCCAATTTAGATCGTAAATACAGTGAAATGACACCTGATTACATGCAAAAGTGGCACGATGTGACCCTAGATAGAATGCGTAATTGGGGGTTCACATCCTTAGGTAATTGGACAGATCCTGCATTTTACGACAACCAGAAAGTACCGTTTTTTGCTAACGGTTGGATCATCGGTGACTATAAAACCGTCTCTAGTGGCGATGATTTCTGGGGCAACATGCCGGATGTGTTCGACCCTACATTCAAAGAGCGTGCGTTGCATACTGTCAGCGTCATCGCACAAGAAGTGAAAAACACCCCTTGGTGCGTGGGTGTATTTATCGATAACGAGAAAAGTTTTGGCCGTAGTGAAACGCCTCAGTCGCGCTACGGCATCGTGTTCAATACCCTAAAACGCGATGGTAGTGAAGTGCCGACTAAGGCGGCGTTTACGACAATGCTTAAAGATAAATATGCCAGCATCGAGGCATTAAATGCCGCTTGGGGTAAAAACATTTCCTCTTGGTCTGAGTTTAATAAAGGCATTGATTCAGTGCTAGCGACTGATGAAACGCACGCCGAACAGCAATTAGCTGATTACAGCGATATGCTGTATGCCTATGCCGAAAAATACTTTTCAACAGTTGATGCTGCTATGCAAACTTATTTGCCTAATCATCTCTATTTAGGGTCTCGCTTCGCGGATTGGGGCATGCCTATGGAGGTGGCAAAAGCGGCTACTCAGTACGTGGATGTGATGAGTTACAACGTATACAAAGAAGGCTTACATCCAAAGGGCTGGGGATTTCTAAAAGAGTTTGACATGCCATCAATTGTGGGCGAGTTCCACATCGGAGCTACTGACAGCGGTTTGTTTCACCCAGGCTTAGTACATGCTGCTAATCAGCAAGACAGAGCTGATATGTACCAAGATTATATGGGAACGATTATTGATAATCCGTACTTTATTGGTGCGCATTGGTTCCAATACATGGACTCGCCAATTACTGGTAGAGCCTTTGACGGCGAAAACTACAACGTAGGCTTTGTTAACGTGACTGACACCCCTTATGCGCCTATGGTCAATGCTGCCAAAGACCTACACAAAGGCATGTACGAACGTCGTTTTACATCTAACTAA
- a CDS encoding 3-hydroxybutyrate dehydrogenase, whose translation MNNSHAIKHRTILITGGASGIGLGIAQQLGSNGHKIVIADMNMDAAENAVAELGAQGISARALLLDVTNQEHINNLSANLAPDTVDVLINNAGIQHVAKLEEFPGDKWQQLINIMLVAPAMLTQALLPTMRSKNYGRIINIGSVHSLIASPYKSAYVAAKHGLLGFSKTLALETGDCDVTINTLCPAYVKTPLVEKQIAAQAKEHGMSEEDVINKIMLEPMPKKSFIDIDELASSAAFLMDNSARNITGQTIVIDGGWTAR comes from the coding sequence ATGAACAACTCACACGCTATAAAACACAGAACGATTCTGATCACTGGCGGCGCTAGCGGGATTGGTTTAGGGATAGCCCAACAATTGGGCAGCAACGGCCATAAAATCGTTATCGCAGACATGAATATGGATGCGGCTGAAAATGCCGTCGCAGAACTAGGGGCACAGGGGATCAGCGCACGCGCCCTTTTACTTGACGTCACAAATCAAGAGCATATCAATAACCTTAGCGCTAACCTTGCTCCTGACACGGTAGATGTTTTAATTAACAACGCAGGTATTCAACATGTTGCCAAACTAGAAGAATTCCCTGGGGATAAATGGCAGCAATTAATCAATATTATGCTGGTGGCGCCCGCCATGTTGACGCAAGCGTTACTGCCCACCATGCGCAGTAAAAACTACGGCCGAATTATTAATATTGGCTCTGTACATTCCCTTATTGCGTCCCCTTATAAATCGGCATATGTAGCGGCAAAACATGGGTTGCTTGGCTTTTCGAAAACACTGGCACTGGAAACGGGTGATTGTGATGTCACAATCAACACACTTTGCCCCGCTTATGTCAAAACACCTTTAGTGGAGAAACAAATAGCAGCCCAAGCCAAAGAACATGGTATGAGCGAAGAAGATGTTATCAATAAAATCATGCTCGAACCCATGCCGAAAAAGTCCTTCATTGATATTGATGAGCTGGCCAGCAGCGCCGCTTTTTTAATGGACAACAGCGCGCGTAATATTACTGGACAGACCATCGTTATAGACGGCGGCTGGACGGCGCGTTAA
- a CDS encoding glycoside hydrolase family 117 protein, giving the protein MTQAKQKQSLATKRAIERGYDSKNADWMIEFETSPLKGDFAFEEGVIRRDPTSVISVDDVYHCWYTKGTGETVGFGSTNPDDKVFPWDLTEVWHATSRDGETWHEQGPAITRGTPGAFDDRAVFTPEVLAHNGKYYLVYQTVQYPYTNRQIEQIAIAHADSPFGPWIKSTAPILSPSMDGEWRGDEDNRFHVHSKGSFDSHKVHDPCLLVFNGKFHLYYKGETMGEEMNFGGREIKHGVAIADDILGPYHKSEYNPISNSGHEVVVWNYQGGVASLLTTDGPEKNTIQFAPDGINFDIKAHIKGAPEAVGLYRPSNIEDTSPPGLHWGLCHKYDSSWNWNYICRYRLKKQVLDAGTFQNSN; this is encoded by the coding sequence ATGACTCAGGCTAAGCAAAAACAAAGCCTTGCCACCAAGCGCGCTATCGAGCGAGGCTATGACAGTAAAAATGCTGACTGGATGATCGAATTTGAAACCAGCCCATTAAAGGGTGACTTTGCATTTGAAGAAGGGGTAATTCGCCGCGACCCCACATCGGTCATTTCAGTCGATGATGTTTATCATTGTTGGTACACCAAAGGCACTGGCGAAACCGTGGGCTTTGGTAGTACTAACCCAGATGATAAAGTGTTTCCATGGGATTTAACCGAAGTTTGGCACGCCACCTCAAGGGACGGCGAAACGTGGCATGAGCAAGGCCCTGCTATCACCCGTGGTACACCTGGTGCGTTTGATGATCGTGCCGTATTTACCCCCGAAGTACTCGCCCATAATGGTAAATACTATTTGGTCTATCAAACCGTGCAATATCCTTATACCAATCGACAAATAGAACAAATCGCCATTGCCCATGCCGACTCCCCTTTTGGCCCTTGGATAAAATCCACCGCACCGATTTTGAGTCCTTCCATGGACGGCGAATGGCGCGGTGATGAAGACAACCGTTTCCACGTGCATTCAAAGGGCAGCTTTGATAGCCATAAAGTGCATGACCCATGTTTACTGGTGTTTAATGGCAAGTTCCACCTGTATTACAAAGGCGAGACCATGGGCGAAGAAATGAACTTTGGTGGGCGCGAAATCAAGCATGGGGTCGCCATCGCCGACGACATTTTAGGGCCTTATCACAAATCAGAATACAACCCGATCAGCAACAGCGGCCATGAAGTGGTGGTGTGGAATTACCAAGGTGGCGTTGCAAGCTTATTGACCACTGACGGTCCTGAGAAAAACACCATTCAGTTTGCCCCTGACGGTATTAATTTTGATATCAAAGCCCATATCAAAGGGGCGCCAGAAGCGGTTGGTTTATACCGGCCAAGCAACATAGAAGACACCTCTCCCCCGGGCTTACATTGGGGTTTATGCCATAAATACGATAGCAGTTGGAATTGGAATTACATTTGTCGTTATCGTTTAAAGAAACAAGTATTGGACGCTGGCACGTTTCAAAACAGTAACTAA
- a CDS encoding prepilin-type N-terminal cleavage/methylation domain-containing protein produces the protein MNLPNSIKPSAQSGFTLIELIIVIVILGTLAVTAAPKFLDLNGDAKIAVLESVGGAMLSASKLVYAKSAIRGQNSLQLSNIDIDGDGSSDIETRYGYPSGSRNSGISAAMSSNFEKDWIWSTDYRRTKLYLTFASLTHTSGAYVNQVPIVATNCYLIYYRAENLGETPSIEYTTSGC, from the coding sequence ATGAATTTGCCCAACTCGATAAAGCCAAGTGCGCAAAGTGGATTTACTTTGATTGAGCTAATCATCGTCATCGTTATCTTGGGGACATTAGCCGTCACAGCTGCACCAAAGTTTCTCGATTTAAACGGTGATGCGAAAATTGCTGTGCTTGAATCTGTAGGGGGCGCAATGTTGTCTGCTAGCAAGTTGGTATATGCTAAATCAGCGATTCGAGGGCAGAATAGTTTGCAGCTTAGCAATATTGATATTGACGGTGACGGTTCTTCGGACATCGAAACACGATATGGATACCCAAGTGGCTCTCGAAATAGCGGAATTTCTGCGGCAATGAGCAGCAATTTTGAGAAAGATTGGATATGGTCAACAGATTATCGACGGACTAAATTATACCTTACTTTTGCGTCGCTCACCCACACGTCAGGTGCCTATGTAAACCAAGTACCGATAGTTGCCACCAATTGTTATTTGATCTATTACCGTGCAGAAAACTTGGGGGAAACCCCTAGCATAGAATACACGACTTCAGGTTGTTAA
- the katG gene encoding catalase/peroxidase HPI produces the protein MLPRVNKRSNCIAKKTSNRLISAVSLAIASLCISQSALADGMPKTNTFWWPEQLNLQPLRQNDAKSNPLGGDFNYADAFKTLNLANVKSDIKALLTSSQDWWPADYGHYGPFFVRMAWHSTGTYRMSDGRGGGAGGQQRFEPLNSWPDNVSLDKARRLLWPIKQKYGRSLSWADLMVLTGNVAMESMGFTIYGFAGGREDDFEPDLVYWGPEKKWLGGNERYSGERKLEEPLAAVQMGLIYVNPEGPNGNHDPISAAADIRDVFARMAMNDEETVALIAGGHTFGKAHGAHKPDECLDPAPAGATIEEQGLGWKNKCGKGNAEDTITSGLEGAWSVSPTQWTMQYLDNLFGFEWVETQSPAGATQWIPKDNAGANLVPDAHVKSKRHAPIMFTTDLALKEDPQYRKIAERFHANPKEFELAFSKAWFKLTHRDMGPRARYVGDESPTDDFLWQDPIPSVDYSLIDKRDIQHLKTKLLDGDVTPAQLVKTAWAAAASFRATDMRGGVNGARIQLAPQKNWEVNNPDELNTVLMFLNKVKKDFNDGQSGNKQVSLADLIVLGGAAAIEHAASKNDFDVEVPFIPGRSDATQAQTEVESFAVLEPKADGFRNYYAQGNTLSPVEMLVDKANTLDLSVPEMSVLVAGLRVMNINADGSDRGVLTDNPGTLNNDFFVNLLDMSTRWEKAKDQQDLYLGIDRKSNKQRWSASSVDLIFGSNSELRAVAEVYASDDAHQQFVDDFVNAWTKVMTLDRFDL, from the coding sequence ATGTTACCTAGAGTAAACAAACGTTCAAACTGCATTGCTAAAAAAACCTCAAATCGCCTTATTAGTGCCGTATCTTTGGCAATAGCCTCATTGTGCATCAGCCAGAGTGCCTTAGCCGATGGTATGCCTAAGACCAATACATTTTGGTGGCCAGAGCAACTGAACTTGCAGCCGCTTAGGCAGAATGATGCGAAATCGAACCCCTTGGGAGGAGACTTTAATTATGCAGACGCATTTAAAACGTTAAATTTAGCGAATGTGAAAAGCGATATTAAAGCACTGTTAACCTCATCCCAAGATTGGTGGCCAGCAGACTATGGCCATTACGGACCGTTCTTTGTGCGAATGGCGTGGCACAGTACTGGTACCTATCGCATGTCAGATGGACGCGGGGGCGGGGCAGGTGGCCAGCAGCGGTTCGAGCCGCTCAACAGCTGGCCGGACAATGTGAGTCTTGATAAAGCAAGGCGTTTGCTGTGGCCAATTAAGCAAAAATACGGTCGCAGTTTGTCCTGGGCTGATTTGATGGTGCTTACCGGAAATGTAGCGATGGAGTCTATGGGCTTTACTATTTATGGATTCGCCGGCGGTAGAGAAGACGACTTCGAACCAGATTTGGTTTACTGGGGGCCGGAAAAAAAATGGTTAGGGGGGAATGAGCGTTATTCTGGTGAGCGAAAATTAGAGGAGCCTCTGGCAGCGGTGCAAATGGGTCTAATTTACGTTAATCCTGAGGGGCCAAATGGTAATCACGACCCTATTTCAGCGGCTGCCGATATTCGTGATGTGTTTGCACGTATGGCCATGAATGACGAAGAAACGGTGGCACTCATCGCTGGGGGCCACACGTTTGGGAAAGCTCACGGTGCGCACAAACCAGATGAATGCTTAGATCCTGCTCCAGCCGGAGCAACGATTGAAGAGCAAGGTTTAGGCTGGAAAAACAAGTGCGGAAAAGGCAATGCAGAAGACACCATTACTAGCGGCTTGGAAGGGGCTTGGTCTGTCAGCCCAACTCAATGGACCATGCAATATTTAGATAATTTATTTGGATTTGAATGGGTTGAAACCCAAAGCCCCGCGGGAGCGACTCAGTGGATCCCTAAAGATAATGCGGGTGCGAATTTGGTGCCTGATGCACATGTCAAATCCAAGCGCCATGCGCCCATTATGTTTACGACTGATTTAGCGCTGAAAGAGGATCCTCAGTACAGAAAAATCGCTGAACGCTTTCATGCCAATCCGAAGGAGTTTGAGTTAGCGTTTTCAAAAGCATGGTTTAAATTAACCCATCGAGATATGGGCCCTCGCGCGCGTTACGTAGGTGATGAGTCGCCAACGGACGACTTCTTATGGCAAGACCCTATTCCTAGCGTGGACTATTCGCTAATTGATAAACGTGACATCCAACACCTAAAGACGAAATTACTTGATGGTGATGTTACGCCTGCTCAATTAGTCAAAACAGCATGGGCGGCTGCAGCCAGTTTCAGAGCGACAGATATGCGCGGTGGTGTGAACGGCGCTCGTATTCAACTCGCGCCACAAAAAAACTGGGAAGTGAACAATCCGGACGAATTGAACACGGTTTTAATGTTCCTTAACAAGGTGAAAAAAGACTTCAATGACGGGCAAAGTGGTAATAAACAAGTATCGTTAGCGGATTTAATTGTGCTTGGCGGCGCAGCGGCCATTGAACACGCCGCGAGTAAAAATGACTTCGACGTTGAAGTGCCCTTTATACCGGGGCGCAGCGATGCAACCCAGGCTCAAACAGAAGTGGAATCTTTCGCGGTACTAGAGCCAAAAGCGGATGGGTTTAGAAACTACTACGCTCAGGGAAATACCTTATCACCGGTTGAGATGTTAGTGGACAAAGCGAATACTCTAGATTTATCCGTTCCCGAAATGAGTGTGTTAGTGGCAGGTTTGAGAGTGATGAATATCAATGCCGATGGTAGTGATAGGGGCGTACTGACAGATAATCCCGGAACCTTAAACAACGACTTTTTTGTTAATTTACTCGATATGTCAACGCGCTGGGAAAAGGCGAAAGACCAACAGGATCTCTATCTCGGAATAGATCGTAAAAGCAACAAACAACGTTGGTCCGCCTCCTCAGTGGACTTGATATTTGGCTCTAATTCAGAGCTAAGAGCGGTCGCAGAGGTGTATGCGTCTGATGATGCTCACCAACAATTTGTGGATGATTTTGTTAACGCGTGGACTAAAGTCATGACCTTAGATCGCTTTGATTTGTAG
- a CDS encoding sugar porter family MFS transporter, which translates to MNNQVRHVFFCAIVVAFGGFIFGLDAALISGTVRFISAEFALSDLQIGAVVSAPGFGVLFALLITGYICDKYGRRQALLIISVLYILSAVASVGAISFEMLVTARFVGGLAFTSLSVAAMYIGEIAPPKLRGKLVAMIQINIVIGLSAAYFANYMILKVSQLETDWVMSLGINTHTWRWMLGIEIIPAIVWLFLLITIPRSPRWLVMNNRLDEAKRVLHQFLNNEEVEKELVQIQHSVDLGDKHALSTAEAIKAMFGSKMRKAALIGLTMGVVQQITGINAIMFYAPTVFEQVGLGTNAAFFQALIVGLVSVLFTIAAVLLVDRLGRRPLVIYGLAAGTISLFMCHYAFSQATYILTPEQINAFTTEHGLASMQNMVSTAFSSDIEFKNMLQSVIGIEEFRRHEGQLMQMATNVNANMILLGVMGYIAAFHFSIGPVMWVLFSEIFPIAIRGTAIPMFALLASIVSYLVQQFFPWQLSHMGASDIFLFYAISGAIGFVILFKIMPETKNKTIEEIELDLDSTKDKASVV; encoded by the coding sequence ATGAATAATCAAGTTAGGCATGTATTCTTTTGCGCAATCGTAGTGGCATTCGGAGGATTCATTTTTGGTTTAGATGCCGCGCTTATCTCAGGCACTGTGCGCTTTATTTCCGCCGAGTTTGCCCTCTCTGACTTGCAAATTGGGGCTGTGGTCAGTGCACCTGGTTTCGGTGTTTTATTTGCGTTACTCATTACTGGCTATATTTGTGACAAATATGGTCGCCGCCAAGCCCTGCTCATTATTTCTGTTTTATATATATTGTCTGCGGTAGCGTCTGTTGGTGCTATTTCCTTTGAGATGTTGGTTACGGCTCGATTTGTTGGCGGGCTTGCGTTTACGTCGCTGTCAGTAGCGGCTATGTATATTGGCGAAATTGCACCGCCAAAACTACGCGGTAAATTGGTGGCCATGATCCAGATAAATATCGTTATCGGTCTCTCAGCCGCTTATTTTGCCAATTACATGATATTAAAGGTGTCGCAATTAGAGACCGACTGGGTCATGTCTCTTGGTATCAATACCCATACTTGGCGGTGGATGCTCGGCATTGAGATTATCCCAGCCATCGTATGGCTATTCTTACTTATTACGATCCCAAGAAGCCCTCGATGGTTGGTCATGAACAATCGTTTGGATGAAGCAAAGCGTGTACTGCATCAGTTTTTGAATAACGAAGAGGTCGAAAAAGAACTGGTTCAAATTCAGCACAGCGTCGATTTAGGCGATAAACACGCTTTATCCACCGCTGAAGCCATAAAAGCCATGTTTGGCAGCAAAATGCGTAAAGCCGCATTAATCGGTTTAACCATGGGGGTGGTGCAACAAATTACCGGAATTAACGCGATCATGTTTTATGCCCCAACGGTCTTTGAGCAAGTCGGTTTGGGCACCAATGCTGCCTTTTTCCAAGCACTTATCGTCGGTTTGGTCAGCGTGTTGTTCACCATAGCAGCAGTGTTGTTAGTCGATAGATTGGGCCGCCGTCCACTGGTGATTTACGGCCTTGCAGCGGGCACTATTAGCCTATTTATGTGTCACTACGCTTTCAGTCAGGCCACTTATATCCTTACCCCTGAGCAGATTAACGCGTTTACCACTGAGCATGGCTTAGCCAGCATGCAGAATATGGTGTCCACTGCGTTTTCATCTGATATTGAATTTAAGAATATGCTGCAGTCGGTTATTGGTATCGAAGAATTTAGACGCCATGAAGGCCAGTTGATGCAAATGGCGACTAATGTGAACGCAAACATGATCCTACTTGGCGTCATGGGTTATATAGCAGCTTTTCATTTCTCAATTGGGCCGGTGATGTGGGTGCTCTTTTCAGAGATATTCCCAATCGCTATTCGTGGAACCGCCATTCCCATGTTTGCATTGCTTGCTAGTATTGTGAGTTATTTAGTACAGCAGTTTTTCCCATGGCAGTTAAGCCATATGGGGGCTAGTGACATCTTCTTATTTTACGCTATCAGTGGTGCTATAGGTTTCGTGATCTTGTTTAAGATCATGCCTGAAACCAAGAATAAGACGATTGAAGAAATTGAACTCGATTTAGACAGCACAAAAGATAAAGCGAGCGTGGTCTAA